Proteins encoded in a region of the Melospiza georgiana isolate bMelGeo1 chromosome 2, bMelGeo1.pri, whole genome shotgun sequence genome:
- the LOC131080494 gene encoding 2-oxoglutarate receptor 1-like: MASECSSNFTAQASPADLLTSGKDEDFLQVQLYVAILYSLIFLVCFPGNIATIFVYCFKMRPWKSSTIIMLNLAITDLLYVVTLPFFIHYNANGNDWIFGDFMCKFIQFCFYFNMYSGIIFLSCFSIFRFLVVVYPMKSLFLRKRRWAVVTCAVIWMISLGALSPLVVLISPRDRQNKTICPDLVAAEDFVTSRWYNWGLTVFAFLLPLLTVTLCYVLIIGILATGLHTQASYKQKARRLTVLLLLVFYVCFLPFHVFKGIHLELRVQPVSCHLKKTVLLMFTITKPLAALNTFGNLLLYVVSGDNFQQVILSLFKFWTNKSLK, translated from the coding sequence ATGGCATCTGAATGCAGCAGCAATTTTACtgctcaggccagccctgcaGACCTATTGACAAGCGGCAAGGATGAAGATTTCTTACAGGTGCAATTGTATGTTGCCATCCTTTACAGCCTAATCTTCCTGGTGTGCTTTCCAGGAAACATTGCGACAATTTTTGTTTACTGTTTTAAGATGAGgccctggaaaagcagcaccatCATTATGTTAAACCTGGCTATCACTGATCTATTGTATGTAGTCACACTTCCTTTCTTCATACACTACAATGCTAATGGAAATGACTGGATTTTTGGAGACTTCATGTGCAAGTTTATTCAGTTTTGTTTCTACTTCAATATGTACAGTGGTATTATCTTCCTTAGCTGCTTCAGCATCTTCCGCTTTTTGGTAGTTGTGTACCCAATGAAATCCCTTTTCCTCCGGAAGCGGAGATGGGCAGTGGTGACTTGTGCAGTCATTTGGATGATTTCCCTGGGGGCCCTCAGCCCCTTGGTCGTCCTGATTTCCCCAAGAGACAGGCAGAACAAGACCATCTGCCCAGACCTGGTTGCTGCTGAGGACTTTGTCACAAGTCGCTGGTACAACTGGGGACTGACCGTGTTtgccttcctcctgcccttgcTGACGGTGACCCTGTGCTACGTGCTCATCATTGGCATCTTGGCCACTGGGCTGCACACGCAGGCTAGCTACAAACAAAAGGCTCGCAGGCTCACTGTTCTCCTCTTGCTGGTCTTCTATGTGTGCTTCCTCCCCTTCCATGTCTTCAAGGGGATTCATCTGGAGCTCCGAGTACAGCCAGTTAGCTGCCACTTGAAGAAAACTGTCCTTTTAATGTTTACTATAACTAAACCTTTAGCAGCATTAAATACTTTTGGAAATTTGCTGCTCTATGTAGTGTCAGGAGATAATTTCCAGCAGGTAATACTCTCACTCTTCAAGTTTTGGACAAACAAGAGTTTGAAGTAG